The proteins below come from a single Panulirus ornatus isolate Po-2019 chromosome 15, ASM3632096v1, whole genome shotgun sequence genomic window:
- the LOC139753760 gene encoding synaptotagmin-15-like isoform X3: MWYARYTDVVDRVQVRRETAAATLAQPTAVALTEGVEMVGGAGGTLGGGLGLVAAVAAGVGVVLLLVVGVWLARRWAAARKNAEERQQILLWPGAGTQPCTFQTREIRFTLPPSLAPLASAVPAHPPLPDAAPDAGPDAHYHHHQHASLTSLAGSAGGGGGGSSGSSSTQDFASPSSSSLASLTSLEASGGGAAEARRSSVTDLRRRSLQGYSLGTLNPELYRIPDHLDDPGSYPEGHLGRLFLTLHYSQESEKLQVGLLRLRNLPSRTPGSTNACDPYVRLTVLPDERRYLQTKQKKKTCNPVFDEHFGFHIPLRCVAERTLRISVFDGGRHKRQPAIGHVFCPLTQVVADSAANAAAAAATDVTNPAIVMARDLVREEECEPRSDLGELLVSLTYNDTLHRLTLTVFQARGLKVCEGELVSWVKVSLMSQRRVIKSKKTAIVAAGDDSHYNESFHFRPPPALEGVHLTLQLYFAPNSNAKGRVVGRVVIGSFMFARGRALNHWNEVLSTPKEAIQYWHPLTE, translated from the exons gtgtggaGATGGTCGGAGGTGCAGGCGGGACGCTGGGAGGCGGCTTGGGCCTGGTAGCGGCCGTGGCGGCCGGTGTGGGCGTGgtactcctgctggtggtgggcgtGTGGCTGGCCAGGAGATGGGCGGCGGCCAGGAAGAACGCTGAGGAGCGGCAGCAGATCCTCCTGTGGCCAGGAGCGGGAACCCAACCCTGTACCTTCCA AACTCGTGAGATCCGCTTCACGCTGCCGCCCAGCCTGGCCCCGCTGGCGTCCGCTGTCCCCGCCCACCCTCCGCTGCCCGACGCCGCCCCCGACGCCGGTCCTGacgcacactaccaccaccaccaacacgcaaGCCTCACCTCCCTGGCTGGAT cagctggtggtggtggtggaggcagcagtgggtcgtcctccacacagGACTTCGCCTcgccctcgtcctcctccctggcctccctcacctccctggaGGCCAGCGGGGGCGGCGCCGCTGAGGCCAGACGCAGCTCCGTCACCGACTTGCGCAGACGATCACTGCAAG GATACAGCTTAGGGACGCTCAACCCTGAGCTGTACCGGATTCCTGATCACCTGGACGACCCCGGTAGCTACCCGGAAGGGCACCTTGGCCGGCTGTTCTTGACGCTGCACTACAGCCAGGAGAGTGAGAAGCTGCAGGTGGGCCTCCTCAGGCTGAGGAACCTTCCCTCCAGGACCCCAGGCTCCACCAACGCTTGTGATCCCTACGTCAG ACTGACGGTGTTGCCAGATGAGCGGCGTTACCTGCAGAccaagcagaagaagaagacgtgTAACCCAGTCTTCGACGAGCACTTCGGCTTCCAT ATCCCACTGCGGTGCGTGGCGGAGAGGACACTCCGGATAAGCGTATTCGACGGCGGGCGGCACAAGCGACAACCTGCCATCGGTCATGTCTTCTGCCCTCTCACCCAGGTGGTGGCAGATTCCGCCGccaatgccgccgccgccgctgccacaGACGTCACGAACCCTGCCATCGTCATGGCCAGGGACCTCGTCAGG GAGGAAGAGTGTGAACCTCGCAGTGACCTGGGAGAGCTGCTGGTCTCTCTCACCTACAACGACACTCTCCACCGTCTGACTCTCACTGTCTTCCAGGCCAGAGGACTCAAG gtgtgtgagggggagcTGGTGTCCTGGGTCAAGGTCTCCCTCATGAGTCAGAGGCGGGTCATCAAGTCTAAGAAGACAGCCATTGTGGCGGCTGGCGACGACTCCCACTACAACGAGTCCTTCCACTTCCGGCCACCGCCAGCACTCGAGGGTGTCCACCTTACTCTGCAACTATACTTCGCCCCCAATTCCAACGCCAAAG GTCGTGTGGTGGGGCGGGTGGTCATCGGATCCTTCATGTTCGCCCGCGGCAGAGCTCTCAACCACTGGAATGAAGTGCTCTCCACTCCCAAAGAGGCCATCCAGTACTGGCACCCACTGACGGAGTAG
- the LOC139753760 gene encoding synaptotagmin-15-like isoform X4, which yields MVGGAGGTLGGGLGLVAAVAAGVGVVLLLVVGVWLARRWAAARKNAEERQQILLWPGAGTQPCTFQTREIRFTLPPSLAPLASAVPAHPPLPDAAPDAGPDAHYHHHQHASLTSLAGSAGGGGGGSSGSSSTQDFASPSSSSLASLTSLEASGGGAAEARRSSVTDLRRRSLQGYSLGTLNPELYRIPDHLDDPGSYPEGHLGRLFLTLHYSQESEKLQVGLLRLRNLPSRTPGSTNACDPYVRLTVLPDERRYLQTKQKKKTCNPVFDEHFGFHIPLRCVAERTLRISVFDGGRHKRQPAIGHVFCPLTQVVADSAANAAAAAATDVTNPAIVMARDLVREEECEPRSDLGELLVSLTYNDTLHRLTLTVFQARGLKVCEGELVSWVKVSLMSQRRVIKSKKTAIVAAGDDSHYNESFHFRPPPALEGVHLTLQLYFAPNSNAKGRVVGRVVIGSFMFARGRALNHWNEVLSTPKEAIQYWHPLTE from the exons ATGGTCGGAGGTGCAGGCGGGACGCTGGGAGGCGGCTTGGGCCTGGTAGCGGCCGTGGCGGCCGGTGTGGGCGTGgtactcctgctggtggtgggcgtGTGGCTGGCCAGGAGATGGGCGGCGGCCAGGAAGAACGCTGAGGAGCGGCAGCAGATCCTCCTGTGGCCAGGAGCGGGAACCCAACCCTGTACCTTCCA AACTCGTGAGATCCGCTTCACGCTGCCGCCCAGCCTGGCCCCGCTGGCGTCCGCTGTCCCCGCCCACCCTCCGCTGCCCGACGCCGCCCCCGACGCCGGTCCTGacgcacactaccaccaccaccaacacgcaaGCCTCACCTCCCTGGCTGGAT cagctggtggtggtggtggaggcagcagtgggtcgtcctccacacagGACTTCGCCTcgccctcgtcctcctccctggcctccctcacctccctggaGGCCAGCGGGGGCGGCGCCGCTGAGGCCAGACGCAGCTCCGTCACCGACTTGCGCAGACGATCACTGCAAG GATACAGCTTAGGGACGCTCAACCCTGAGCTGTACCGGATTCCTGATCACCTGGACGACCCCGGTAGCTACCCGGAAGGGCACCTTGGCCGGCTGTTCTTGACGCTGCACTACAGCCAGGAGAGTGAGAAGCTGCAGGTGGGCCTCCTCAGGCTGAGGAACCTTCCCTCCAGGACCCCAGGCTCCACCAACGCTTGTGATCCCTACGTCAG ACTGACGGTGTTGCCAGATGAGCGGCGTTACCTGCAGAccaagcagaagaagaagacgtgTAACCCAGTCTTCGACGAGCACTTCGGCTTCCAT ATCCCACTGCGGTGCGTGGCGGAGAGGACACTCCGGATAAGCGTATTCGACGGCGGGCGGCACAAGCGACAACCTGCCATCGGTCATGTCTTCTGCCCTCTCACCCAGGTGGTGGCAGATTCCGCCGccaatgccgccgccgccgctgccacaGACGTCACGAACCCTGCCATCGTCATGGCCAGGGACCTCGTCAGG GAGGAAGAGTGTGAACCTCGCAGTGACCTGGGAGAGCTGCTGGTCTCTCTCACCTACAACGACACTCTCCACCGTCTGACTCTCACTGTCTTCCAGGCCAGAGGACTCAAG gtgtgtgagggggagcTGGTGTCCTGGGTCAAGGTCTCCCTCATGAGTCAGAGGCGGGTCATCAAGTCTAAGAAGACAGCCATTGTGGCGGCTGGCGACGACTCCCACTACAACGAGTCCTTCCACTTCCGGCCACCGCCAGCACTCGAGGGTGTCCACCTTACTCTGCAACTATACTTCGCCCCCAATTCCAACGCCAAAG GTCGTGTGGTGGGGCGGGTGGTCATCGGATCCTTCATGTTCGCCCGCGGCAGAGCTCTCAACCACTGGAATGAAGTGCTCTCCACTCCCAAAGAGGCCATCCAGTACTGGCACCCACTGACGGAGTAG